Below is a genomic region from Lemur catta isolate mLemCat1 chromosome 15, mLemCat1.pri, whole genome shotgun sequence.
GTGTTTCTCGCTGAGTCAGGCCTGGTTGTTCTTTCCAGGAATGTGTCCTTTTTTGTCAAGGTTATCTATTTGTTGGCATAAAATTCCTACTATCCTTATAACCCTTCGTATCCTGCAAGGTCAACTGTAGTAGCACCCCTCGTCCCAGAGTGACTGGAACCGTCTTTTCTTGGTCAGTCTCGCTAAAGACTTGTCAACTGTTGATCTTTACAGaggaccaacttttggttttaattgtctccactgcttttctttctttattcctacTCTCGCCTTGGGCGGACGGTTCACATTTACTGGAGTTACGGGCATGGCTGTTCCGGCCCTAGTCTCGCCTTTCGTCCGCTCCATCCACTTCATGTTCTTTTTCCTCCGCTCAGGCCCCTTTCTGACCACGTGTTGGTTGAGATTCTATTTTGTCTCCTATGTTGGCtatttctgtttcacttttttgACTGCTTTACGGCTCATACCTAAAAATTACTTAGTTTTACACGTGTCACACATCTTTAATTCATCACAATCTGCCTTCAAGCAAAGAATCTTGACAGTATAGGCCTGTGCCTTTCTCTGGCTTTGTGCTATTCTGTCATATATTTTGCTTCTCTatgtgttgttatttttgttttaagcagtCTTTAAATCTTACTATAAATACGCCAACAGTGTAAAAATTCCCATTCTATTTCTGTACTAAGACATATACTAAAGGGCCAGGGTTCTGGGAACAGGCTCTACGCTGCTAAAAGGAGTATAAACTGGTACAAAAGTCTttctggaaagtaatttggaaaatACGGCTTGATCCAAAAAACCACTTCTGAAGATTATTTATCCTAATAAATTGTCaagtgcacgcacacacacggtATCTGAAAACTGCTTCCCAAGTAAGGGATGCATGGTACAGAGACCGGAAAAGTAGAAGTTTTTAACACATGGAATGTTTATGGcgtattactaagtgaaaaactTAAGTTACCCAACAGTGGCAAAGTGAGTTGTAATTTTTGTCAAAAAAGTACATACTTTATGTACAAGTACAGATGTACAACATGAGTTAAAATACGAGGACAGTCATCAAATTGTTAAGTGATTATCTTTGGATGGAAAGATTaaggatgactttttaaaaaactatacatttctgttttctgcAGAGAGGTTATGGTTTGGTAATTAAGTTACATAACCCAGGGTTTTTCTTCTTGTCTTGGCTGCCAGGAACCTCGGGAAGCCCTCAGGGTATACACAgccacttccccaccccccaactccaCGCTCAGCCGCCACAGGTCACAGGTCACGCCACAGGTCACAGGTCACGGCTGATGCCCTCTGGCCTCCGCAAGGCTTGTGGCCGACTGCACCCCAGCGCCTCCACCAGGTCCCTccccgtcccctccctcccctcaccacaCCCCCCTTCCCTGCTGCCAGCAGGAGCAACCGAGACCTCGCTCCACACTGGACACCCCAGACTACGGACGCAGAACCGCTCCCTCAAAGGGGACTGACGCGTTCCCTGCCCTCACTGCCCGAGGGCCAGGCCGCTCCTCAGAGGTCTGCACCTACCGGAACCACCAGCATGAACACTTGCTCCACCCTCGTCAACACTTAGAATTGCGGGTTCTTAAATCTTTGACAGTCACCTGCCATTTCCCCATCACTGGCATAGCTGCACACTGTCATGAATATTGTTTTGGGTTTTTCATCACCACCTTCCCAAGACAGCGTGGGAGGTAGGCTAAGCCCATTCCCCTGTttcctgccaccccctccccgaGTCCCCGGTCCTGCACGGTGCACGACTAATCCCGGATGATTCTTACGGGCAGCGGAAGCGTCTCCTCAGCTGTCCTGCAAGAGTCCCGCATGAGCCCGGCCAGCTCCTCGTCTGCGAGTCTGACAGCAGGTCCCAGCGAGGGAACCCGCACCCTCGCACGCTCTGCTGCCGGGCACCACCGTGACGGGTGGGCGTCATTCCTGTTGCTGCTAACTGCCCCCAACACACCTGAGCCTGGTTCCTGCATAATCACTCTTTGCCAGGAACTCACGAGGCCACCTGGGCCCCTCACACGGGCATGAACGGCATCACCGGGGCGTCTTGTTACCGGCAAGCTCTCAGGGCAGAGGCTGAGCACCTGCGTTTCCACGCGGTTCCTGGTGGGGCAGCTGGGCTGCGGCCATAACGAGCAGCAAGGACCCAGCCACGGTTTCAGTTAGAGGAAATTCCGTTCGTAAACTACGCGATTTCACATGCCTTAAGTTAGAATCACCTgataaacttcaaaatatttccgAGCTCCTCCAACCCTGGAAATTGAGATTATCCCTACCCAGCTGGGAAAGGGAGAAGCCAGGCAGTTTTGCCATCTCCATTTCAAAGATTAGAAACGGAGAGAAATGACCTGCCTAAGACTACGCAGCAAGTCACCACAGAAGGTGGTCAtaccttaaaaaatataaactagagTTTAtggcaaaagttttaaatgtttaatgaaaaagaCTTCGAGCAATGCATTATTTACATGTGGTTAAGAAAACACAGCAGCGGGAACCCTGGGGCTTTTCCTGGGGCGCTGTGAGAAGAGATTTCACATCAACGCCTTTAACAGAGCTGCCCTTAAATATTTCAGAGCAGGAGAACAAACTGGTGGCCCTCCAGCCCCGCCAATCCATCCACAGCGCAGGAGGACTGTCTCTTCAGATCAGATCAGCAACTGAAAGTGGAAAAAGATAGTGATTGAGAGAAAgtacaaacaaaatgaaaatttgtaaatTTGACTAAGGGCTCACACTAGACTTCTCAAACAAAAGCAAGGCCTAGGGAGGAGCTCTCTCTCACCGTTCATGGGCATCTCGTCGATCTGAGTGGAATAGTACTGCTCGATGTCGCGGAGGATGCGGATGTCGTCGTTCTTGACAAAATTGATGGCCACGCCCTTTCGGCCATATCGACCTGATCTCCCAATTCttcaggaataaaacaaaattactttaGTAAACATACCAAAAAAGGCTTAGGAAATGTATCCACAAAAGTGAAACCAACGAAAAGCCTGCAGCCCTACCTGTGTATGTACAACTCTCTGTTGTTGGGCAGGTCGTAGTTAATGATGAGGGACACCTGAGGGACATCCAAGCCCCTGGCCCAGACGTCTGTGGAAATGAGCACTCGGCTGCAACAGGAAAGGGAACTGGAGTCAGTCACCTCTGCCATGAAAGTAGACTGGACCTGCTCCCAGCACTAATGGACTACGAGCCGAAACACGCCGACCTCCCGCACGCGGGCCGTCTGCAAGCGCGAGGTGTTAGGGCAGCACTAGAAAGCCCTGTTCAGGGCCAGCTGACTTAGGTCATGTGCTCcatcagataaaaaaaaatcagatgtctTTTAATACCCAACATTTCATTCGTTTAAAGTCAGTCCCAGACCAGtgatggggaaaaatattttacttttgcctGGCGAAACTTCAATGAAGAGTAACCTCACTGATGTGGGTTCAGCGGCTGCACCATTTGCAAATCGGAAACGCTGCGCAGACCACTGCTGCACAGCTCAGTCTGACACAGGGCGGAGTGCGCCTCCACCACGGAGGTCGGAGGTCAGAGCCCCACGTGCCCGCTGAGCACCTGAAACGTGGCTGGTCTGAAATGAGACCTGCTGTAAGTGCAGAATACACACTAGACTgtgaagacttagtacaaaaaaggAATGCAAAGAgtctcataaatattttaacactAGTTACATGCTGAAATTATATAGtatcttaataaataaaatacatttattaagaatagaggccgggcatggtggctcatgcctgtaatcccaccacattgggaggccgaggtgagaagacagcttgagctcaggagtttaagaccagcctgggcaacacagtggccccatctctacaaaaaataaaaaatttagctgggtgcagtggcatgcgcctgtagtcccagctactcaggaggctgaggcaggaggatcactcgagcccaggagtttgaggctacagcaGTGAGttacgatcatgccactgcactccagcctgggtgacagagcaagacgctgtctcttaaaacacacacacacacacacacacagacacaaacacacacagaacaaacttcacctgtttctttttacctattttaatgtggctactagaaattttaaaattacacgtGTAGCTTGACTTCTATTCTATTGGACATCACTGGTCCAGAAACAGAGTATCAGGGGACAGCAGAACAGGAGACAGACGTTAAAAACACGGGGGAGGGTCCTGCTAGCACATCACACACACCGGGAGTCCCagaggggcaggagagaaagagcGGGGCTGGAGAGGATTTGAAATGCTAAGACTGAGAGAATCCAGAAGTCCTACAAATGCCAACAAGAGACAAGAAAACGAAATCCACACTAGACACAGCAGGGTAAACACtgctgaaaacaaaacacaaagaaaaacaaaccatcCTACAAAAAAGACATTATCTTTACAGGAACATCAGACCGGCAGCTGATTTCCCAACAGCCGCAGCGAAAGCCAAAGCGCCGTGAACTGCACCCTGGAACTGACCTCCCACCCGGAACCCTCAGCAAGCTCCTCCTTCAAGATGCTGACGGAGACATTTCAGACAAATTGAAACATAATTATCACCAGCAGACCCAAATTAACATAAATACAACAGACATTCTTCAGGCAGAAAGAAATTCATCCAGATGGAAGTTGTAAGTGTCGCTATCTCAAATGAAAATGTTGTGGGcttagaaataaatcaaaatacgGGACACTACTAAGTTTGGGGGGTAAATGAAGTTAGTGCTCCCAGGTCCGCGCGTGTCTAGAAAGACAGTAAAAGTACCAATTAGAAATAGATGCTGAGAACAGAGACGACATGTCACAGCCACACGGCAGCTACTGCACAATATGAAAACACATGCATCTTCCAAaatgagaaagagggaaaaggaataggggaaaaaaggaacCACAGAGAGTATGACAAATGCATTATGAGACGGTCAATTTAAAACCAAGCAGTCACTGGTGAGCTAGCGATGGGGGTGGGTTCTAAGGAAGGCGCTGTCAGGCGACTGGACGCTGTGTGGTCACAGAGCACCGGCACGCACCTGAGGGCAGGGCCCACCATAGCCTCGCCTGCGCTGCAGCCCCGCTCCCGCGCTGGGCGTGCACACCCCAGCAATGCAACACGGTGCTAAGTGTCCCTGTACCTGAACACAGAAGAGGTCTCAAACCACGGTGTAACATGATCTCATGGGACCACTGTCCACACGCAGTCCACCACCGACCAAAACGTTGTGCAACACGACTGTTAATCAGTATTTACGTTAAATGAAACAAGAATAAATGCTCCAATTAGAAGATAACTATCGTAGTTACtagaccaaaacaaaacaaaaacgcaCAACTCTGTTTCCAAGAAATCATCTAAAGCTTAGGGATACGGAAGGATGTAAAAAGCTGAGATGTGCTAAGGGAACACCACCCAAGGCAGAGCTGTGTGGCTCCATCAGACAAGCAGCTTTCATGACAAAAAGGATCGCACAGAGACAGACACTTCCACGGTAAGCTAAATTCTTCAGATATCACAATTCTACAATTACACATGGTCCTGGACTAGGTAAAGCAAACATAGAACCACGAAGAGGATGACCTTGTCCACCCACTCTCAGCACTGGTAACACAGCGGAGAGAAGAGTGAGAACGCGGCTGAACTGCAGGCACGATCAGCAGCGATCGCTGACAGGCGCACCTTCCCGCAGGCCTTCCCGACCCACAGGCCCTCCCGACACGCAGGCCTTCCCGACCCGCACGCCTTCCCGACCCGCAGGCCTTCCCGACCCGCAGGCCCTCCCGACACGCAGGCCTTCCCGACCCGCAGGCCTTCCCGACCCGCAGGCCCTCCCGACCCGCACGCCTTCCCGACCCGCAGGCCTTCGCAACTGGCCGTAAGCTGGGCCACAAAACAACTTGGAGTAACattcaaaggaaagaaacctTACAAACCACGTTCTCTGACCACTGTGGAATTAAACCAAGAACTAATCacagaaagatgaagagaaaaccCCCATTTATTTGGAAGTGAACACCCTTCTAAGTAAGGTGAGCAACCCAGCCAGTTCAGGCCAGTCATCTCCCCAACCCGCATCGCACAGGAGCGCAGGGCTCCCATGTCCCACAGGGTCACCTGCTCTCCCCGAGCCTCAGCCCTGCGGGGAGGGGGCAGCGTCCCCCAGGGTTCCGGGGCAACGGGACCAGGGTAGTGCGTGTCAAGTGCTGAACACGGCGAGGCACCGGGACTGGTGTGCCCAGAACCAGGCACCGAGCGCAGCCGACTGACCTGGCGCCGGACCGGAACTCCTTCATGATGGACTCGCGCTCCTTCTGCGGCATGTCCCCGTGCATCGAGGACACAGTGAAATTGGCTTCTCTCATCTTCTCTGTCAGCCAGTCAACCTTCAAATCAGATCAGAGATGCGTATTCAGGGCTTTATTCCAATTTGCAGAAGTATGAACACTCCTGGAGCAGCTGCCCTCCCAGCTCAGACCAATCTCACTGGACGTGCAGAAAACTCACCTTCGCACAGCACGTCGCGGGCTCTCTTACAAAACTCTCTTAATTCATTTGTTCCGTATGGCAATTCTTTTATGGGGGGGGACATGTCTGATTATtctcatttgaaatttaaattcaagTCTTGTGAGAACACAGCCCAACTGCTTTTCCCTTTCCAGGACAGcggccagtggttctcagccgCGCCGGCGTGTTAGCATCCCTGGGGAGCTGACACTGCTGGGGCTGGGCCCACCTTAAACCAGCCAAACATGAACCTTTAGGGATGGGACCAACATcaatatttttgtacataaagcTTTACTGGGACACAGCCTCGCTCGTTCCTTTGAATATGGCCTACGACTGCTTTCCCAACACAGACAGTACCCAGAAAACCTACTGTGTATTACCTGGGCCTGCACAGAAAAAGCTGCACCTTACCTTCCTCTTGGTGTTGCAGAAGATGACCGCCTGCGTGATGGTCAGCGTGTCGTAGAGATCACACAGGGTGTCAAACTTCCACTCTTCTCTCTCCACTGCCACAAAAAACTGTTTGATGCCTTCCAGGGTCAGTTCATCACTGGTGGGCAGAGACAGAccctgtcacacacacacccttgcgACCGGGACTGGAGGGCTCTGGGGAGGGCCATGCCGCCATCGCCCGCAGCTTTGCCAGGCAGGTCACCACGCGTCCCACAGCTGCCCCAGCCACAGTCCCGTCCCGTCCCCATTGCCACCACACAGGTCTGCATTCTGGATCTGCCTGTTCACAATTTGCACCACCTCAAATATGCTTCTAAACAAAACACACTGATAACAACCCAATACTGGAAACCAATTTTTAAATCTAGAATTACTTGgtcaaagaagaaagaacattacAATAGcttgtttttcaaaaaagaaaattaaaaaacttttcatattttgaaCGCCTTTACAAATGCAACCCAGTATTTTAGCAACACCCGAGAAGAGAGTGCTCTTACCGTTTCACCAGGATGCGGATTGGGTCCGTCATGAACTTGTTGGTCATCTCCAGGATTTCGTGGGGCAGCGTGGCACTGATGAGGACCACCTGCGTGGCCGGAGGCAAGTACCTGTACACGTCATAAATCTGCTCTTTGAAACCTGGAGGGGGAGCAAGACACCAGGGGATGTTTTAGGCTGCGCGTGTGGGAACAGAAGCTGCCCAACAAAATCCACATCGGCTGGACGCTGAACCACAGTAGGGTCCAGCGGCCAGGAACCTCCCCTCTGCAGAACCAGGCGGCATCCACACATTCTCTCTTCCACCCGCCACCCCACCCGGGTGCTTGCTGGTTGAGGGAACCCAGTTTTCTCCTTGTTGTGTCTTCAATCTGAGGTGCTGTGGGGACCGTGGGCCCACCCCGAGTCTTGGATGCCACACatcaaaagcaacagaaatgccAGCCCTGAGTCACCCACAACTAGGAAGCCTATGGGGGCAGTCGTGACTCGGTGCCACCTGCTGCTGCCCTGGGAGTATTTGTGGCCACATCTGCCACACTTTAAAGAGAATCCAGAGATCTGGATTTTTACACAAAATCTCTTAATTAAGAAAACGTTAGCAGCTTATTGTATCACATTATTTAACACGGCACAGGCTGAAGAAACACACCGGCCGGCAAGCAGGACCTGGCCCCGGGCACCACAACGCAGCCTCTGCCACGCCTGGGAGGGACCCCCGGCGGCCCGGCCTCCTCACCGCGGGCTGCTGACAGCTGCAGGTTCTGATTCCCTAAACCGTGGAGCCCAGGTCTGCATTTCCAGCAGGTCCCAGGGGACACAGATGCACTGGTCTGGAGACCTCTCTTTGAGAACCTCTGCCCTAAGGGACAGGAGCCCAAAAGCCACCCACCACCAACCAACGGCGTCCTCAGAGGTGAAAGTGACTCTACTGAGTGCCTTGTAAGAACTGAACCTTTAACTTGACCAAGGAGCAGGACCTTCACACGGGACCCCAGACAGGTGTGTTGGGGCAGGGGGCACTCCAAGCTCGGGGTGAGAGGCAGCCCGCGCACTGGCTTCTGGGCCCCTCAGGAACTGCTCGGGAACCCGAGGCCCAGGAAAGTGACCCCAGAGTGTTCTCCGTGTGCTGCTGGCTGCTGCCCAGACGCAAAATCCTCGCTTCACAACGCAGGTGCCTCACGCTCCATTCCGGTGACACTCCCCGGTCACTGTTCTAGGGGACTGCCATCACCTAGCGGTCCTCCCTACCTGTCCTCATTTGGGGAGAACATGAAAAACCTAAAAAGTATACATCTGAATCATGTCTTCAAGAGTGGAAACAGCCCAGACAGCCAACAAAATAGAACCGGCTGTATAAATCATGGGACATGCCCACAACAGAGTACCTGCTGCCACAAAAATGGGTTGCATTTTTCTTACCATGGACAGGTAAGTTTATTAAAAAGCAGATTATGAAAAATGGCACACACAAAATGATTCTAAGTTTGTTAACTACAGTTGTGTacaaaaaagtctgaaaacacatgttttgtgatttttatttttaaaaattgtgtctttgcaatgaatatatatttgcttacataatgaaaaactataaaaggCCTTTGTAAAAAGCCTGGGCCCCCTCTGGCCTTGTCCTCCATCAACTCAAGACTCCCCTCTGGCCGTTTCTGACTCCAGTGACAACCGGCCCTCGGACCAGGCTGCCAGCCGTGGTCTCCGTGTGTCCAGTGAACAGGTGAGCCTTCCCTTCACCGGCATGCTCACAGTCCCAGGTGTGCCGTGTGGCAGGCTCCCCCGCATTCTGGATAAAAACTAACTCGAGACACACGACACACGGCGAAGTGCAGAAACGGAGAGCAGGAAGCAGGACAAGCCCTGGGTCTGGAGAAAAAGGTCAGATGTACACAGGGAATGTGACACCACAGGCTTAGGCAGGGGCCACTGTAGGTGGCACAGCACaggaaaaaaccccaaagaaatTACGCCTGGGTCTGTCATCTGGGAACCCTGAGTGAAGCCAGCACGGAGGAGATGGTCACCTACAGCACACTCTCGGGCCACGGCAGCCAACGTCAACCTCTTCTGGGAAAGCAGGACTGCCTGGCGCGGACACTCAGCTCTTCTACCGGGCCCCAGAGGGCCAAGCAACTCACCTCCAGACTCGCGTCAGGAAGGTCACGAGTTAATGCCAGAAACAACAAAATCCTCCACCTCCACACCATCTTCCTTTAACAACAGTTTCCATTACACAAAGACTTAACACAGAAACACCATGAAGAGAACTGAAATGTATTCAAGCTTAAGTGCTGGTCTCGCTGGTTTCTTATTTCGAAAGCAAAGCACCCACCCAGCAAGTCTGTGTGGCTGGTAACTGATCCTGTCCACTTTTTAAGAAGAACTCAGAGAACCCTGAAGGAGAACAGTGGAAGCAAACAAGGAGGAGGCAGAACTCGGACTTGCTCCAGGTCACAGACGTGCCCCAGGCTGGGCCCGGGCAAAGGGATGTGTGACCTGCACGTAAAAAATCCTAGAACCAGCCATGCTGGCAGGCGCACGCAAGGATGGTAACGTCCTCGTCTTTCAGAGGCAAGTCTACGTACATGTGTACACACCCCTGTTTTCCACACACACCCCTACGTACCTGTCTAGAACAAGGTTCACCTAATGTTAAGGACGCCATTTCTAGGTAGCGGGATTTGGGGTGTTTCTCTCTGGTGGGAGGAGGCAGACTTTTCTATACTACCTAAATCCTGTAGAAAAGCTTTTTAGTCATACTTGATTAgctttaagtaaataaataaaaaatgttttttagaaaaccattttttgtgtatacactttttaaaaattaattatatgcaGAGGCATTTGGCCTTTGTAGCCTGAGCAGGGAAGAGCCACACTTCTCACAGGATAAATGTGTGCCCATCAGGAGAGCTCTACGCTTCCCAAACAAACTCACGGGCACGCACGTTCATCCCCCTCGCCCCTGCTGAGGCCAGGCGTCCCCAAGGGCTCCGTCTCAACCCTGCGCCTGACACGGCTGTGCCCACCTACCAGAGCACGGTGCGCGCCATCCGTCTGGGCCAGGAAGCTGCCCTCCTGGCTGACTGGTCTCACAAACCCACACCATAAAAAAGCAAACCGGGAAGTTTATGTTCGTAATTGCCCCCCAAGGCACAACTGtttttccataaagaaaataCTATTCGTACTCAGAATGCTTCCATTAGCTACATGTTTCAATTTCACCCTgtgaaaatttaagaattatgTCAGTAGAAAATTCTTTTGTTACTCATACCTTTATTCAACATTTCATCAGCCTCATCCAAAACCAACATCTTGATAGCTCGTGTCCTTAAACTTCTTCGACGAATCATATCTACAAAATTAGGTTTTGAAACAATTACACCTGTGGCTACAAGGAAAGAGCAGAGTGGGCCTCACAGCATTGCAGagaccctccctcccccaccagtgACCCAGATGTAAAAATCCACCTGCAGACACCAGACTGAAAACTGTCCCGTATCACTTAAGCACTTCTTACAATTACTACTTGCAGCACAATTTTTATAGACAAAGGCGCTTACCAAAGACACGCCCTGGTGTGCCTGCGACAACATGCTGCCCATAGTCCAGTTTCCTGATGTCCTCGCCCACGTTGGTGCCCCCGATGCAGGCATGGCACTGGACGTTCATGTAGTCGCCGAGAGCGAGCAGGCCCTGAATCAAAACCCAGGTTCATGTCCAGGGCATTATAAACTCAGAAACATCTGAATCTCCCCAAAAACGGAGATCACTTCTATTCCAATTTAAGATGATCACCAATCATTACCAATGTCATCATTTATACCATAAAACCACAAAATTCTCCTCCTAGTCTTTGTCAAAATGAAGTTAACTTTGCTGGTTTCTCATTACAAAAACAATACATATCAATcagaaattatgtaaaattcGTAACTCTATCTACCAAAGGCAACAATATTAACACCTTTATAACCttcccaaatatatattaataacatccaAATATAAAACAGTTAGAACTGTTATTACTAAAAcggatttttttgttattgttgaaaaAAGCACATTCCTAAGGCTGCAAAAACCTGTAAACTGAAAGCTACACTAAAAATGACTTAACACAAACCAGCAGTTCACACAATATACAATGGTTTACAGCAAAATGTTAGAAATCAGGGAAAAAATTTGGAGGAAACTGAAAAGCAAGGCTAGATTAAGTAAACCAGCTGGTGTTTTACACTAAATCACAAAGGACACTTGCAAACAGGACCCCACCACCTCCAACACCCTCACCTTCTGGATCTGCACAGCCAGCTCTCGCGTGGGGGCCAAGATCAGAGCCTGGGTTTCACGAACCTGATGGAAAGGTCcgtcagaaaaaaagaatcctcaGTCTTGTCAAGGGGGACCGCAGGAACTCACACCCAGATCTACTTTAGGTGTTATCTCACAGTAACCATACTCTGATTTCTGACAGAGGTAAGCAAATCTTAACGTTATTCACACTGCAAATTCAGCAAACATGTCACTTAGGATTCTTGTTTGCCAACAAGAATttcctctagtttttttttttttgagacagagtctcactctttttgcccgggctagagtgagtgccgtggcatcagcctagctcacagcaacctcaaactcctgggctcaagtgatcctcctgcctcagcctcctgggtagctgggactacaggcatgcgccaccatgcccggctaattttttctgtatatatttttagttggccagataatttctttctatttttagtagagacggggtctcgctcttgctcaagctggtctcaaactcctgacctcaagcgatcctcccgcctcggcctcccagagtgctaggattacaggcgtga
It encodes:
- the EIF4A3 gene encoding eukaryotic initiation factor 4A-III; this encodes MAATATMATSGSARKRLLKEEDMTKVEFETSEEVDVTPTFDTMGLREDLLRGIYAYGFEKPSAIQQRAIKQIIKGRDVIAQSQSGTGKTATFSISVLQCLDIQVRETQALILAPTRELAVQIQKGLLALGDYMNVQCHACIGGTNVGEDIRKLDYGQHVVAGTPGRVFDMIRRRSLRTRAIKMLVLDEADEMLNKGFKEQIYDVYRYLPPATQVVLISATLPHEILEMTNKFMTDPIRILVKRDELTLEGIKQFFVAVEREEWKFDTLCDLYDTLTITQAVIFCNTKRKVDWLTEKMREANFTVSSMHGDMPQKERESIMKEFRSGASRVLISTDVWARGLDVPQVSLIINYDLPNNRELYIHRIGRSGRYGRKGVAINFVKNDDIRILRDIEQYYSTQIDEMPMNVADLI